A single region of the Pontibacter kalidii genome encodes:
- a CDS encoding HD domain-containing protein, which produces MITHQEARTILESITKSDSLLRHARTVELVMRAYAAKLGEDEEQWGITGLLHDADYEAYPSQHPGVIVGQLRERGEEEIAHAISAHYTKWGVPYNSLLDKALVACDEVTGFVVACAQVRPTRLQGLEAKSVLKKLGQKSFAASVDREEVRLGAEMFGVDLKEHVSFIIEVLQQHQQELQLQPVEEQA; this is translated from the coding sequence ATGATAACACACCAGGAAGCCAGAACCATACTGGAAAGCATAACCAAAAGCGATAGCCTGCTGCGCCATGCCCGCACCGTAGAATTAGTAATGCGTGCCTACGCCGCCAAACTGGGGGAGGACGAGGAACAATGGGGCATCACGGGCCTGCTACACGACGCAGACTACGAGGCTTACCCCAGCCAGCACCCCGGCGTGATCGTGGGTCAGCTGCGCGAGCGGGGCGAGGAGGAGATAGCCCATGCCATCTCGGCACATTATACCAAGTGGGGCGTGCCTTACAACTCGCTGCTGGACAAGGCACTGGTGGCCTGCGATGAGGTAACCGGGTTTGTGGTAGCCTGCGCCCAGGTGCGGCCAACCAGGTTGCAGGGGCTGGAGGCGAAGTCGGTGTTAAAGAAGCTGGGCCAGAAAAGCTTTGCCGCCTCCGTGGACCGGGAAGAGGTAAGGCTGGGCGCCGAGATGTTTGGCGTGGACCTGAAGGAGCATGTCAGCTTTATCATCGAAGTACTGCAGCAACACCAGCAGGAACTGCAACTGCAGCCGGTGGAGGAGCAGGCGTAG
- a CDS encoding alpha/beta fold hydrolase has translation MKHLHLLLLSLLAFVWAAQAQQVPSSLNATLEGYQYPHEVKYFEAEVEGQKYKMAYMDVAPARQVQNPQAVLLLHGKNFMGAYWRQTIQFLSDNGFRVIVPDQLGFGKSEKPEISYTFHQLAQNTQRLLQQLGVRQVAVVGHSMGGMLATRFALMYPGMTTKLVLENPIGLEDYRLFVPYKNLQELYQSEQKQTAEAIKNYHQTYYTSWKPAYEEWVQVPAAQTNHPDFPKVAKVSALTYDMIYQQPVVYEFGQIKAPTLVLIGQEDRTIVGKGFIEDKQKLKEHGQYPQLGKQTAKAIPGAKLVELEKVGHIPHLEATERFHRELLQFLR, from the coding sequence ATGAAACACCTACACTTACTGCTGCTAAGTTTGCTGGCCTTCGTCTGGGCCGCGCAGGCCCAACAAGTACCTTCCTCCCTCAACGCCACCCTGGAAGGATACCAATACCCGCATGAGGTAAAATACTTTGAGGCGGAGGTAGAGGGACAGAAGTATAAAATGGCTTACATGGATGTGGCGCCGGCCAGGCAGGTGCAAAACCCGCAGGCAGTGCTGCTTTTGCACGGCAAAAACTTTATGGGCGCTTATTGGCGTCAGACGATCCAGTTCCTGTCGGATAACGGGTTCAGGGTGATTGTGCCGGACCAACTGGGCTTTGGCAAGTCTGAGAAGCCGGAGATAAGCTATACGTTTCATCAGCTGGCCCAGAACACGCAGCGGCTCTTACAGCAGCTCGGGGTGCGGCAGGTGGCGGTGGTGGGCCACTCGATGGGCGGTATGCTGGCTACGCGCTTCGCGCTCATGTATCCCGGCATGACCACAAAACTGGTGCTGGAGAACCCGATCGGGCTGGAGGATTACCGCTTGTTTGTGCCTTACAAGAACCTGCAGGAGCTATACCAGTCGGAGCAGAAGCAGACGGCGGAAGCTATCAAAAATTATCACCAGACCTACTATACTTCCTGGAAACCTGCCTACGAGGAGTGGGTGCAGGTGCCGGCCGCCCAGACCAACCATCCTGATTTCCCGAAGGTGGCCAAAGTATCCGCGCTAACTTATGACATGATTTACCAGCAGCCGGTGGTGTATGAGTTCGGGCAAATAAAGGCGCCTACTCTTGTTTTGATAGGGCAGGAGGATCGCACCATTGTGGGCAAAGGGTTTATTGAGGACAAGCAAAAGCTAAAGGAGCATGGGCAGTACCCGCAGTTGGGCAAGCAAACGGCTAAGGCCATCCCCGGGGCTAAACTGGTAGAACTGGAAAAAGTGGGCCATATTCCGCACCTGGAGGCCACGGAACGGTTCCACAGGGAGCTGCTGCAGTTTCTGAGGTAG
- a CDS encoding sterol desaturase family protein yields MEKELYTFEELERLNDLTIMHYAAPVIVLSVVGEWLYGIYRNRNTYHKTEFVSALTIGAVNAVLGALLKIWLFGIALVIYNKVPWAVPREWWMFIVCFVAIDLCRYWAHRVAHEQRFWWATHVTHHSSERMNFSVSFRTGWTQHIKFIFFIPVPLLGFDPFTFFICHQVAVLYQFFVHTELVRRLPKPIEYLFVTPSHHRVHHGSNPGYIDKNYGSTFIIWDRMFGTFEPEREQVKYGLTKPVTSFNPVYLVFHEWMDIWEDMKHAKTWKEKFLILYRPPGAVVTEHQRKSQQQEQPVQAGRAQEQVVRLATDAAGAA; encoded by the coding sequence ATGGAGAAAGAGTTATACACCTTTGAGGAGCTTGAACGGTTAAACGACCTTACCATTATGCACTATGCTGCGCCGGTTATCGTGCTGTCGGTGGTGGGGGAGTGGCTGTACGGCATCTACAGAAACCGGAACACCTACCATAAAACAGAGTTTGTGTCAGCACTGACGATAGGGGCCGTGAATGCCGTGTTGGGGGCGCTGCTGAAGATATGGCTCTTCGGTATCGCCCTGGTTATATACAACAAGGTGCCATGGGCCGTGCCCCGGGAATGGTGGATGTTTATCGTCTGCTTTGTGGCCATTGACCTCTGCCGGTACTGGGCGCACCGGGTGGCGCATGAGCAGCGGTTCTGGTGGGCCACACACGTAACGCACCATTCCTCGGAGCGCATGAACTTCTCCGTGTCGTTCCGTACGGGCTGGACGCAGCACATCAAGTTCATCTTTTTCATACCTGTGCCCCTGCTGGGCTTCGACCCGTTCACCTTCTTTATCTGCCACCAGGTGGCCGTGCTATACCAGTTTTTCGTGCACACAGAACTAGTGCGCAGGCTGCCTAAACCAATTGAGTATCTCTTTGTCACACCCTCGCACCACCGCGTGCACCACGGCTCCAACCCCGGCTACATCGATAAGAACTACGGCTCCACCTTTATTATCTGGGACAGGATGTTCGGTACCTTTGAGCCGGAGCGGGAGCAGGTAAAGTATGGTCTCACCAAGCCCGTCACCTCCTTTAACCCGGTGTACCTGGTGTTTCATGAGTGGATGGATATTTGGGAGGATATGAAACACGCGAAAACCTGGAAGGAGAAGTTCCTCATACTTTACAGGCCGCCCGGGGCTGTGGTAACCGAGCATCAGCGGAAGAGCCAGCAGCAGGAGCAGCCGGTGCAGGCTGGCAGAGCGCAGGAGCAGGTGGTACGCCTGGCAACAGACGCGGCTGGGGCCGCCTAA
- a CDS encoding TVP38/TMEM64 family protein — translation MSGEQQDIKKHHVRVKESQKHMDPKQVSRQRHEAAQQQGEVKQSKWPLVVTALLIGGLVASYFVFPGFQEEVNTGWEVLTSGDKNRISEWVSQFGFWGPFFIVAAMVAQMFLLVINVVALMLVAIIAYGPVWGSVIAVTAVAVASTVGYWIGRGLGEATVSKIIGQKSERKVAGFMDKYGIWAIIIARISPFLSNDAISLVAGLAGMGYFKFIGATLAGILPLTILLAWLGENNDRLQSGLIWVSALSLVAFIGYIAYEKYVRKK, via the coding sequence ATGAGCGGAGAACAGCAAGACATCAAGAAGCACCATGTCCGGGTAAAGGAAAGCCAGAAACACATGGATCCAAAGCAGGTAAGCCGGCAGCGGCACGAGGCGGCGCAGCAACAGGGGGAGGTGAAGCAAAGCAAGTGGCCGCTGGTCGTGACAGCCCTGCTGATCGGGGGCCTGGTGGCCTCCTACTTCGTGTTCCCGGGCTTTCAGGAGGAAGTCAATACCGGTTGGGAGGTTCTCACGAGCGGCGATAAGAACCGGATTTCGGAATGGGTGAGCCAGTTCGGCTTCTGGGGCCCTTTCTTTATCGTAGCGGCCATGGTGGCGCAGATGTTCCTGCTGGTGATAAACGTGGTGGCGCTGATGCTGGTGGCCATTATTGCCTATGGGCCTGTATGGGGCTCTGTGATTGCCGTTACTGCCGTGGCGGTGGCCTCTACGGTGGGTTACTGGATTGGCCGGGGCCTGGGCGAGGCAACCGTGAGCAAAATCATTGGGCAGAAGTCGGAGCGGAAGGTGGCGGGCTTCATGGACAAGTACGGCATCTGGGCCATCATCATTGCGCGCATTTCCCCGTTCCTCTCCAATGATGCCATCAGCTTAGTGGCGGGCCTGGCCGGGATGGGCTACTTTAAGTTTATAGGGGCCACGCTAGCGGGCATTTTGCCACTGACCATACTTCTTGCCTGGCTCGGGGAAAATAACGACCGCCTCCAAAGCGGCCTTATCTGGGTTTCCGCCCTCAGCCTCGTCGCCTTTATCGGCTACATTGCCTACGAAAAGTACGTCCGGAAAAAATAA
- a CDS encoding response regulator, with product MEMLKKVVLIDDDQINNFVCETIIRSENFAERVISFEWAEDALNNLKQVAVQNPDDFPDLIFLDINMPGMDGWKFLEEYRKLPEQATKKCSLFMLSSAVDREDIICAKTHAEVRDFFSKPLSPEILNLIREDYIS from the coding sequence ATGGAAATGTTAAAAAAGGTAGTTCTTATTGATGATGATCAGATCAACAACTTTGTGTGCGAGACGATTATCAGAAGTGAAAACTTTGCGGAACGGGTCATAAGCTTTGAATGGGCGGAGGATGCGCTGAATAACCTGAAACAGGTGGCGGTGCAGAACCCAGACGACTTCCCGGATCTTATCTTCCTGGATATTAACATGCCGGGCATGGATGGCTGGAAGTTTCTGGAGGAGTACCGGAAGCTGCCGGAGCAGGCCACTAAGAAGTGTAGCCTGTTTATGCTGTCCTCGGCAGTGGATAGAGAGGACATCATTTGCGCCAAAACACATGCCGAAGTAAGGGACTTCTTCTCAAAGCCGCTTTCACCCGAGATTCTGAACCTGATCCGGGAGGATTATATTTCTTAG
- a CDS encoding porin family protein, whose protein sequence is MKRIFLLIAVAIGLAAASAEAQQQPVRYNKQSTYHNSPSQLRFGIKAGVNLADWEGETMQSVQDLIDMSAGYASREMRPGFHVGTYLNIPVAPGFEIEPGLQYSQKGMVLRGKIPLEQFDFVNANVTLTNKAEYLDLPVLAKVYVGEGFHIFAGPQVSYLLSNKVSAEAGAFGFKALNQEWDMKSGFREVDVAVTGGLGYKFASGLNISAGYDYGLNSIDSRNNFDTFNRVIKASVGFTF, encoded by the coding sequence ATGAAAAGGATTTTTCTACTTATAGCTGTCGCTATAGGGCTGGCCGCCGCGAGCGCTGAGGCCCAGCAGCAGCCTGTTCGATACAACAAGCAATCAACGTATCATAATAGCCCGAGCCAGCTCCGTTTTGGCATTAAGGCCGGCGTAAACCTGGCCGACTGGGAGGGCGAGACCATGCAAAGCGTGCAGGACCTGATCGATATGTCGGCGGGGTATGCCAGCCGTGAGATGCGCCCCGGCTTTCATGTGGGTACGTACCTGAACATACCGGTGGCGCCGGGCTTCGAGATTGAGCCGGGGCTGCAGTACTCACAGAAAGGCATGGTGCTGCGGGGCAAGATTCCGCTGGAGCAGTTTGATTTCGTGAACGCGAACGTTACCCTGACCAACAAGGCCGAATACCTGGACCTGCCCGTGCTGGCGAAAGTATACGTAGGGGAGGGGTTCCATATTTTTGCCGGTCCGCAGGTGTCTTACCTGTTGTCTAATAAAGTGTCGGCTGAGGCGGGCGCCTTCGGCTTTAAGGCCCTGAACCAGGAGTGGGACATGAAGAGCGGCTTCCGGGAAGTGGATGTGGCCGTGACAGGCGGCCTGGGCTATAAGTTCGCTAGCGGCCTTAACATCAGCGCCGGCTATGACTACGGCCTCAACTCCATTGACAGCAGAAACAACTTCGATACGTTCAACCGGGTGATCAAGGCATCTGTCGGTTTTACCTTCTAA
- a CDS encoding lipocalin-like domain-containing protein, with product MAGKLRDQLIGAWKLVSYESYEEQPVDGSDTFYPMSEKPMGIILYTPDGYMSAQLMHPDRENFESGDWFDGTDEEYKQEASTYIAYSGPFHVGEEKQTLTHSMYVSLFPNWTGQTQPRVVKVEGDLLHLSTAAPIVSKGKKVNSYLTWKRADAQ from the coding sequence AAGAGATCAGCTGATTGGTGCGTGGAAGCTTGTCTCCTATGAATCCTATGAAGAGCAGCCTGTGGATGGATCAGACACGTTCTACCCGATGAGCGAAAAACCGATGGGGATCATCCTATACACACCCGATGGCTATATGTCCGCGCAACTGATGCACCCCGATCGGGAGAACTTTGAATCGGGCGACTGGTTTGATGGCACCGATGAAGAGTATAAACAGGAGGCTTCTACTTACATTGCCTATTCCGGACCGTTTCATGTAGGCGAAGAAAAGCAAACGCTGACCCACTCCATGTATGTTTCCCTTTTCCCAAACTGGACCGGCCAGACCCAACCCCGTGTGGTAAAAGTGGAGGGCGACCTGTTGCATTTGAGTACGGCAGCGCCAATCGTTTCGAAGGGTAAAAAGGTTAACTCCTATTTAACCTGGAAACGGGCAGACGCACAGTAA
- a CDS encoding rhomboid family intramembrane serine protease, which translates to MSFFTPRDHTHTLAEDAPHFGYSFLPGLLFAALLWLVALLSYLTGADLAFLGILPRNILGLVGVFFGPLIHGGLLHLLSNTFPLVLLSGLILYMHRKVALKVIVLVYVLSGLLTWLIGRQAYHIGASGVVYGLAGFLLFNGFLRQNRGAMAVSLAVLFLYSGLFYGLFPGEERVSWEGHVAGLLSGLVAAIAFGEGDAVQPANRPLEPNVVQRHVSSTVGRHYQHMFISYSVQTDTVQKVYTYTFDAAHISVKISTNAAAGSSKIQTKPKTKV; encoded by the coding sequence ATGTCCTTTTTCACCCCGAGAGATCATACGCATACCTTAGCAGAGGATGCTCCTCATTTTGGCTATAGCTTTCTGCCGGGGCTGCTCTTTGCGGCGCTGCTTTGGCTCGTGGCCCTGCTCAGTTACCTCACCGGGGCCGACCTGGCTTTTCTGGGCATTCTTCCGCGCAATATCCTCGGGCTGGTAGGCGTGTTCTTTGGCCCTCTGATCCATGGGGGGCTGCTGCACCTGCTTTCCAACACCTTTCCGCTGGTGCTGCTCTCGGGGCTCATCCTTTACATGCACCGCAAGGTGGCGCTAAAAGTTATCGTGCTAGTCTACGTGTTGAGCGGACTGCTGACCTGGCTTATCGGGCGGCAAGCGTACCACATTGGGGCGAGCGGAGTAGTGTATGGCTTGGCGGGTTTCCTGCTCTTTAACGGCTTCCTGCGCCAGAACCGGGGAGCCATGGCCGTGTCGCTGGCGGTGCTGTTTCTGTACAGCGGCCTGTTCTACGGGTTGTTTCCGGGGGAGGAGCGGGTGTCGTGGGAGGGGCACGTGGCGGGGCTGCTGAGCGGGCTGGTGGCGGCCATCGCCTTTGGCGAGGGCGATGCGGTGCAGCCGGCAAACAGGCCCCTGGAGCCGAATGTGGTGCAGCGGCACGTAAGCAGCACCGTGGGGCGCCACTACCAGCACATGTTCATCAGCTACAGCGTCCAGACAGACACTGTGCAGAAGGTATATACGTATACTTTCGATGCAGCCCACATCTCGGTAAAAATCTCAACCAATGCGGCGGCTGGCTCGTCTAAAATACAGACGAAGCCAAAGACAAAAGTATGA
- a CDS encoding glycoside hydrolase family 3 protein: MQRILHKANLLKACRLWLLPLLAVVLCSCEGSDAQRRSFSEEQRQFYPVERPATYNRPSSLIAALEDSSSYWVDSVFNTLTPEERIAQLIIIEAFSNKGEKYEADVMRLIKQYKVGGIIFFQGGPVRQARLTNAYQAASKVPLWISMDAETGVGMRLDSTVEYPSQQMLGALTDNDLIYRMGVEVAQEFKRLGMHINFAPVADVNNNPRNPVISYRSFGEDKYEVAAKSIAYMQGMQDGGIMAVAKHFPGHGDTDVDSHYDLPVIPFGRERLDSLELYPFREMIKHGLGGMMVAHMHIPQLDPAENVPSTLSEPIVTGLLKQQLNYKGLIFTDAMVMKGVTKYFEPGEAEARALMAGNDVLERLNSVPKAISAVKEAIENGDLTQEEIDRRCKRVLAAKQWLGLDKYKPVAEENLYEDLNPPIADLINKHIAENAVTLLNNKKKMLPLQQTPRMSIATLSVGTDRVTAFQRQVKHLTSKTDDFFISRKANGKETRKMWKQLKKYDVVLVALYGPSIRPTNKLGYSDDATKLVQQLAKSNKAVITLFNNAYALNQFPDIENSRALLVGYQGYFHAQAAAAEVIFGKVPARGKLAVTVNKHYTFGDGIYLNKPFMAGPPVP; this comes from the coding sequence ATGCAAAGGATCCTACACAAAGCGAATCTCCTCAAAGCCTGTCGTTTATGGTTGCTGCCCCTGCTGGCCGTGGTGCTGTGCTCCTGCGAGGGCTCCGACGCACAGCGCAGGAGCTTTTCGGAAGAGCAGCGGCAGTTTTATCCGGTAGAGCGCCCCGCTACCTATAACCGCCCTTCCTCGCTTATTGCCGCGCTGGAGGATAGTTCCTCTTACTGGGTGGATTCAGTCTTCAATACGCTTACACCAGAGGAGCGTATCGCGCAGCTAATCATAATTGAGGCTTTCTCAAACAAAGGAGAAAAGTATGAAGCCGATGTGATGCGGCTGATAAAACAGTATAAAGTAGGTGGTATCATCTTCTTCCAGGGAGGCCCGGTGCGGCAGGCAAGACTTACGAACGCGTACCAGGCGGCCTCCAAAGTGCCTTTGTGGATTTCGATGGATGCCGAGACCGGGGTGGGCATGCGCCTGGACTCTACCGTGGAATACCCTTCGCAGCAGATGCTGGGCGCCTTAACCGATAACGACCTGATCTACCGCATGGGCGTGGAAGTGGCGCAGGAGTTTAAGCGGCTGGGCATGCACATTAACTTCGCGCCGGTGGCCGACGTGAACAACAACCCCAGGAACCCAGTCATCAGTTACCGCTCTTTCGGCGAGGACAAGTATGAGGTGGCGGCGAAGAGCATAGCCTACATGCAGGGCATGCAGGACGGCGGCATTATGGCGGTGGCCAAGCACTTCCCCGGCCACGGCGACACGGATGTGGACTCGCACTACGACCTGCCCGTGATACCTTTCGGCCGCGAACGGCTGGACTCGCTCGAGTTGTACCCTTTCCGGGAGATGATAAAGCATGGCTTAGGCGGCATGATGGTGGCCCACATGCACATCCCGCAGCTCGACCCGGCCGAGAACGTGCCCTCTACCCTTTCGGAACCCATCGTGACCGGCCTGCTGAAGCAGCAGCTCAACTACAAGGGCCTCATCTTTACGGATGCCATGGTGATGAAAGGCGTAACCAAGTATTTTGAGCCCGGTGAGGCGGAGGCCCGCGCCCTGATGGCCGGCAACGATGTGCTGGAGCGCCTGAACAGCGTGCCCAAGGCCATCAGCGCCGTGAAAGAGGCTATCGAGAACGGCGACCTGACACAGGAGGAGATTGACAGGCGCTGCAAGCGCGTACTGGCGGCCAAGCAGTGGCTGGGGCTGGATAAGTATAAGCCTGTTGCGGAAGAGAACCTGTACGAGGACCTGAACCCACCTATCGCCGATCTGATCAACAAGCACATTGCAGAAAACGCGGTCACTTTGCTCAACAATAAGAAGAAGATGCTCCCGCTGCAGCAGACGCCGCGTATGTCCATCGCCACGCTCTCTGTAGGCACCGACCGCGTTACGGCCTTTCAGCGCCAGGTGAAGCATCTTACCAGCAAGACCGACGACTTCTTTATCTCCCGAAAAGCCAACGGCAAGGAGACCCGGAAAATGTGGAAGCAGTTGAAAAAGTACGATGTGGTGCTGGTGGCGCTTTACGGCCCCAGCATCCGCCCCACCAATAAGCTGGGTTATTCCGACGATGCCACCAAACTGGTGCAGCAGCTGGCAAAGTCGAACAAGGCCGTGATTACGCTTTTTAACAATGCCTATGCCTTAAACCAGTTCCCAGATATAGAGAACAGCAGGGCGCTGCTGGTGGGGTACCAGGGGTATTTTCATGCGCAAGCAGCGGCGGCCGAAGTAATCTTCGGCAAGGTGCCCGCCCGGGGCAAGTTGGCCGTCACCGTGAACAAGCATTATACTTTCGGCGATGGCATTTACCTCAATAAGCCGTTTATGGCTGGCCCTCCAGTGCCATAA
- a CDS encoding nucleoid-associated protein has protein sequence MKDRTQVRLKRLAVHRVGNKAKEEGVVASKELVDLRDEQLYDLLVNYFLSPFKQEEFFRFTHTSDVALNEMFAYSALIFAEPHNFHAYSVHILNHLYQQSDHPKVKSGELYVVHFEGCLMEEEVVDAIGIFKSENKDTFLTFQDEADDLNVNYHFGVNLKGVDKGCMIYNTQAEDGFRVKLVDANSYDAVFWKDDFLNVAELQDTNYNTKTVLNLCKDFSEEVFARTESKKAQVDFISRSVDYFSKSETFDLEEFTSSVIDEPETKERFKDYSQAFAEERDIEGFTDFAINKNTVRNMKRKFRNFIKLDTQIEIKFSGYNPEQSEQYVERGFDQERGMHFYKVYFYSES, from the coding sequence ATGAAAGACAGAACGCAGGTGCGCCTGAAGCGACTGGCCGTGCACAGGGTAGGAAACAAAGCAAAGGAAGAGGGTGTGGTGGCCAGCAAGGAGCTGGTGGACCTGCGTGACGAGCAGCTCTACGACCTGCTGGTGAACTATTTCCTGTCGCCGTTTAAGCAGGAGGAGTTTTTCCGCTTCACCCATACGTCGGATGTCGCCCTGAACGAGATGTTTGCCTACTCGGCCCTGATCTTTGCCGAACCGCACAACTTCCATGCGTACTCGGTGCATATCCTGAACCACCTCTACCAACAGTCGGACCACCCGAAGGTAAAAAGCGGTGAGCTGTACGTGGTGCACTTTGAGGGCTGCCTGATGGAGGAAGAGGTAGTGGACGCGATCGGCATCTTTAAGTCTGAGAACAAGGACACATTCCTGACTTTTCAGGATGAGGCGGATGACCTGAACGTGAACTACCACTTCGGCGTGAACCTGAAAGGCGTGGACAAAGGCTGTATGATCTATAACACGCAGGCCGAGGACGGCTTTCGGGTGAAGTTGGTGGACGCCAACAGTTACGATGCGGTTTTCTGGAAAGATGATTTTCTGAATGTGGCCGAGCTACAGGATACGAACTACAACACCAAAACCGTTCTGAACCTGTGCAAGGATTTCTCAGAGGAAGTGTTCGCCCGCACCGAGAGCAAAAAGGCACAGGTAGACTTCATCAGCCGCTCCGTGGACTACTTCTCGAAAAGCGAGACTTTTGATCTGGAGGAGTTCACCAGCAGCGTGATTGACGAGCCGGAGACGAAAGAGCGCTTTAAAGACTATAGCCAGGCCTTTGCCGAGGAGCGCGACATAGAGGGCTTCACCGACTTTGCCATCAACAAGAATACGGTGCGCAACATGAAGCGCAAGTTCCGTAACTTCATCAAGCTCGACACGCAGATCGAGATCAAGTTCAGCGGCTATAACCCGGAGCAGAGCGAGCAGTATGTGGAGCGCGGCTTCGACCAGGAGCGGGGCATGCACTTCTACAAAGTATACTTTTACAGCGAAAGCTAG
- a CDS encoding RlpA-like double-psi beta-barrel domain-containing protein: protein MFRVKLLAAVFYVVIALAEELSFFEAESSAPKVEESLSELPLEWSPLETEEQADELAALPEPTPTITVSASIYHPEPGQTDSTPFITADGSRINPKNPKQHRWIAVSRDLHSRWGGEVEFGDSLWVTGISEELDGLYIVRDIMNKRMQRKIDILVGKHDKVMGHWNNVQIARLD, encoded by the coding sequence ATGTTTAGGGTTAAATTACTCGCGGCTGTGTTCTATGTTGTTATAGCACTGGCTGAAGAATTATCCTTCTTTGAGGCTGAATCCTCCGCGCCGAAAGTCGAAGAATCGCTATCCGAACTGCCTCTCGAATGGTCCCCGCTGGAAACAGAAGAACAAGCCGACGAACTGGCAGCACTTCCCGAACCGACCCCCACGATTACCGTTTCTGCATCCATATATCATCCCGAGCCAGGCCAAACAGACAGCACGCCCTTCATCACTGCCGACGGCTCCCGCATCAACCCCAAAAACCCCAAACAACACCGCTGGATTGCCGTATCGCGCGACTTGCATAGCAGATGGGGCGGCGAAGTGGAATTTGGGGATTCCCTGTGGGTAACGGGTATTTCTGAGGAGCTGGATGGCCTGTACATCGTGCGTGATATTATGAACAAGCGCATGCAACGGAAAATCGACATCCTGGTAGGCAAACACGACAAGGTAATGGGGCATTGGAACAACGTGCAGATTGCCCGGCTGGATTGA